The following are from one region of the Amycolatopsis sp. QT-25 genome:
- a CDS encoding HAD-IA family hydrolase: MTGVKELLQEKDHVFLDFDGPVCDVFARLPSSEVADRLKRLVGPDLPADVQASADPFDVLRYAASCGPNTAHVVERQLNRLEGEAVALISPTPGIAEVLREWVAQGFSVTIVSNNSVDAIRSFLALHELAEQIRRISARTTSDPMRLKPQPALLDAAVRALGTSPRQCVMVGDSAADILAARAAGVASIALATTPAKRRTLAALGPDVLVTDVADLRLAA; encoded by the coding sequence ATGACCGGGGTTAAGGAGCTTCTGCAGGAGAAGGACCACGTCTTCCTCGATTTCGACGGTCCGGTGTGCGACGTGTTCGCCAGGTTGCCGTCGAGCGAGGTGGCGGACAGGCTCAAGCGCCTCGTCGGACCCGATCTGCCCGCCGACGTGCAGGCCTCCGCCGATCCGTTCGACGTGCTCCGATACGCGGCCTCGTGCGGGCCGAACACCGCGCACGTCGTCGAGCGGCAGCTCAACCGCCTGGAGGGAGAGGCCGTCGCCCTGATCTCGCCGACGCCCGGTATCGCGGAAGTCCTCCGCGAGTGGGTCGCGCAAGGGTTCAGCGTGACGATCGTGAGCAACAACTCCGTCGACGCGATCCGGTCCTTTCTCGCGCTGCACGAACTCGCCGAGCAGATTCGCCGGATCAGCGCACGGACGACGAGCGACCCCATGCGGTTGAAGCCGCAGCCGGCGCTCCTCGACGCGGCGGTGAGGGCTCTCGGTACTTCACCTCGGCAGTGCGTCATGGTCGGCGACTCGGCCGCGGACATCCTGGCCGCTCGCGCCGCCGGCGTCGCTTCGATCGCTCTCGCGACGACCCCGGCGAAGCGCAGGACTCTCGCGGCTCTCGGCCCGGATGTCCTGGTGACGGACGTGGCCGACTTGCGTTTAGCGGCCTAA
- the groES gene encoding co-chaperone GroES produces MSVNIKPLEDKIVVQTSEAEETTASGLVIPDTAKEKPQEGKVLAVGPGRIDDKGNRVPLDVSVGDVVIYSKYGGTEVKYNGEDYLILSARDVLAVIN; encoded by the coding sequence GTGAGCGTGAACATCAAGCCGCTCGAGGACAAGATCGTTGTCCAGACGAGTGAGGCCGAGGAGACGACCGCTTCCGGCCTCGTCATCCCCGACACCGCCAAGGAGAAGCCCCAGGAGGGCAAGGTTCTGGCCGTGGGCCCGGGCCGCATCGACGACAAGGGCAACCGTGTCCCGCTCGACGTTTCCGTCGGCGACGTCGTCATCTACTCCAAGTACGGCGGCACCGAAGTGAAGTACAACGGTGAGGACTACTTGATCCTCTCCGCCCGCGACGTGCTGGCCGTCATCAACTGA
- the groL gene encoding chaperonin GroEL (60 kDa chaperone family; promotes refolding of misfolded polypeptides especially under stressful conditions; forms two stacked rings of heptamers to form a barrel-shaped 14mer; ends can be capped by GroES; misfolded proteins enter the barrel where they are refolded when GroES binds): protein MPKQISFDEDARRALERGVNKLADAVKVTLGPRGRHVVLDKKFGGPTITLDGVTVAREIELDDPFENLGAQLAKSVATKTNDVAGDGTTTATVLAQSLVKVGLRNVAAGANPTAVGRGIEAAAEKVIAVLKEKATPVKGRDNIAQVGTVTSRDAAIGALLGEAVERVGEDGVITIEESSTLATELVITEGVQFDKGFLSAHFATNPEEQKAILEDAYILLVREKISALADLLPVLEKVVEAKKPLLIIAEDVDGEALSTLVVNSLRKTITAVAVKAPFFGDRRKAFLDDLAVVTGGEVVSAEIGHKLSETTLAQLGNARRIVVTKDDTTLVDGAGTKDDIAARVAQIRKEIENTDSDWDREKLQERLAKLGGGVAVIKVGAATETELNERKHRIEDAVASTKAAVEEGILPGGGSALVHAVKELDGGLGLEGDEATGVRIVRDALSAPLFWIATNAGHEGAVIVNKVQEQSWGHGFNAATGELTDLLAAGIVDPVKVTRSAVANAASIARLVLTTESSVVEKPVEEEPAAAGHGHAH from the coding sequence ATGCCCAAGCAGATCAGTTTCGACGAGGACGCTCGTCGCGCGCTCGAGCGCGGGGTGAACAAGCTCGCCGACGCGGTCAAGGTCACCCTCGGCCCGCGCGGTCGCCACGTCGTGCTCGACAAGAAGTTCGGTGGCCCGACCATCACCCTCGACGGCGTCACCGTCGCTCGCGAGATCGAGCTCGACGACCCGTTCGAGAACCTCGGCGCCCAGCTCGCCAAGAGCGTCGCCACCAAGACCAACGACGTCGCCGGTGACGGCACCACGACCGCGACCGTGCTCGCGCAGTCGCTGGTGAAGGTCGGCCTGCGCAACGTCGCCGCCGGTGCCAACCCGACCGCGGTCGGCCGCGGTATCGAGGCCGCCGCGGAGAAGGTCATCGCGGTGCTCAAGGAGAAGGCGACCCCGGTCAAGGGCCGCGACAACATCGCCCAGGTCGGCACCGTCACCTCCCGTGACGCGGCCATCGGCGCCCTGCTCGGCGAGGCCGTCGAGCGGGTCGGCGAAGACGGTGTCATCACGATCGAGGAGTCGTCCACGCTGGCGACCGAGCTCGTGATCACCGAGGGTGTGCAGTTCGACAAGGGTTTCCTGTCGGCGCACTTCGCGACCAACCCGGAGGAGCAGAAGGCGATCCTCGAGGACGCCTACATCCTGCTGGTCCGCGAGAAGATCTCGGCGCTGGCCGACCTGCTCCCGGTGCTGGAGAAGGTCGTCGAGGCCAAGAAGCCGCTGCTGATCATCGCCGAGGACGTCGACGGCGAAGCGCTGTCGACCCTCGTGGTGAACTCGCTGCGCAAGACGATCACCGCCGTCGCGGTCAAGGCGCCGTTCTTCGGTGACCGCCGCAAGGCGTTCCTGGACGACCTCGCGGTCGTCACCGGCGGCGAGGTCGTCTCGGCCGAGATCGGGCACAAGCTGTCCGAGACCACGCTCGCCCAGCTGGGCAACGCCCGCCGGATCGTCGTCACCAAGGACGACACCACGCTCGTCGACGGTGCCGGTACCAAGGACGACATCGCCGCGCGCGTCGCGCAGATCCGCAAGGAGATCGAGAACACCGACTCCGACTGGGACCGCGAGAAGCTGCAGGAGCGGCTGGCGAAACTCGGCGGTGGTGTCGCGGTGATCAAGGTCGGCGCGGCCACCGAGACCGAGCTGAACGAGCGGAAGCACCGCATCGAGGACGCCGTGGCTTCGACCAAGGCGGCCGTCGAAGAGGGCATCCTGCCCGGCGGTGGCTCGGCGCTCGTGCACGCGGTCAAGGAGCTCGACGGCGGCCTCGGCCTTGAGGGCGACGAAGCGACCGGTGTGCGCATCGTCCGCGACGCGCTGTCCGCCCCGCTGTTCTGGATCGCGACCAACGCGGGCCACGAGGGTGCGGTCATCGTGAACAAGGTCCAGGAGCAGAGCTGGGGACACGGCTTCAACGCCGCCACCGGCGAGCTCACCGACCTGCTGGCCGCCGGCATCGTCGACCCGGTCAAGGTGACCAGGTCCGCGGTGGCGAACGCCGCTTCCATCGCCCGGCTCGTGCTCACGACGGAGAGCTCCGTCGTCGAGAAGCCGGTCGAAGAGGAGCCCGCCGCGGCCGGTCACGGCCACGCGCACTAG
- a CDS encoding WhiB family transcriptional regulator produces MTEAVRMADTRRLPGPNADVWDWQLEGSCRGMDSASFFHPDGERGPARARREARAKAVCLACPVLAMCRNHALAVHEPYGIWGGLSESEREHIIKADKRTLSMSNG; encoded by the coding sequence ATGACGGAGGCGGTCAGGATGGCGGACACACGCAGGCTCCCGGGGCCCAACGCCGATGTATGGGACTGGCAGCTCGAAGGATCGTGCCGAGGCATGGACAGCGCGTCCTTCTTTCACCCTGACGGCGAGCGGGGGCCGGCCAGAGCCCGTCGCGAGGCGAGGGCCAAAGCCGTGTGCCTGGCTTGCCCGGTACTGGCCATGTGCCGGAACCACGCACTCGCCGTGCACGAGCCGTACGGGATCTGGGGCGGGCTGTCGGAATCGGAACGCGAGCACATCATCAAGGCGGACAAGCGCACATTGAGCATGTCGAACGGCTGA
- a CDS encoding MerR family transcriptional regulator, whose translation MASVARRLGVAPSTLRTWDRRYGVGPSRHTNGRHRRYGSSDIGRLELMQRALLRGASTAEAAKYALEQMPRTATTPLERAVVRVEEQATAVPADDQDVPSRLARRLSMAALAMDFGAVQRMLADTIRELGVLPAWTGVVSPVLTALGARWRGVSAGAEVEYLLAECVYAALVRATPVLREPRNQRPVLLTCVPDERDNLPMYALAAALAGRRIGTQLFGASLPAEVLAVTVRRSVPAAVVLWSGRRATADPRLFARVSRGRQRSRMFACGPGWDPAALPDKIELLGELTTAADRIEHVLVGARR comes from the coding sequence GTGGCCTCGGTCGCTCGCCGGCTCGGGGTCGCACCGTCCACCCTGCGCACCTGGGACCGCAGATACGGCGTAGGACCGAGTCGCCACACCAACGGCCGTCACCGCCGCTACGGCAGCTCCGACATCGGCCGTCTCGAACTGATGCAGCGCGCGTTGCTCCGCGGCGCCTCGACGGCTGAAGCGGCGAAGTACGCGCTTGAACAGATGCCTCGGACAGCGACAACGCCTCTGGAGAGAGCCGTGGTCCGAGTGGAGGAGCAAGCCACCGCGGTGCCCGCCGACGATCAGGACGTCCCCTCCCGGCTCGCCAGGCGGTTGAGCATGGCCGCACTGGCGATGGACTTCGGCGCGGTTCAGCGCATGCTCGCCGACACGATCCGCGAACTCGGTGTGCTGCCGGCCTGGACCGGCGTCGTGTCGCCGGTACTGACGGCGCTCGGCGCGCGCTGGCGCGGTGTCAGCGCCGGCGCGGAGGTCGAGTATCTGCTCGCCGAGTGCGTGTACGCGGCCCTCGTCCGCGCGACGCCGGTGCTCCGCGAGCCGCGCAACCAACGGCCGGTCCTGCTCACCTGCGTGCCGGACGAGCGCGACAACCTGCCCATGTACGCGCTCGCCGCGGCACTCGCGGGACGCCGGATCGGCACTCAGCTGTTCGGCGCCTCCCTGCCCGCGGAGGTGCTCGCGGTGACGGTCCGCCGCAGCGTCCCGGCGGCGGTGGTGCTGTGGTCGGGACGGCGGGCGACCGCCGATCCGCGCCTGTTCGCCAGGGTGTCGCGCGGCCGTCAGCGCAGCCGGATGTTCGCCTGCGGTCCGGGCTGGGATCCCGCCGCGCTCCCGGACAAGATCGAACTGCTCGGGGAATTGACGACCGCCGCCGACCGGATCGAGCACGTTCTTGTCGGTGCGAGGCGATAG